A region from the Coffea eugenioides isolate CCC68of chromosome 9, Ceug_1.0, whole genome shotgun sequence genome encodes:
- the LOC113783067 gene encoding caffeoylshikimate esterase-like has translation MSLHPVAEANEKSPFGSLTPEEFYARHKVTHGTEFITNPRGLKLFTQWWIPLPDSGKPLFGVVCVVHGFTCESSWFVQLTSVHLAKQGFAVCAIDHQGHGFSEGLQAHVPDINPVVDDCAAFFDDFRERHAPPDWPTFLYSESLGGAIALLITLRKDLKRPYDGIVLNGAMCGVSDKFKPPWPLEHFLPIVAAVVPTWPVIPTRGRIPEVSFKVEWKRKLAVASPKRPLAMPRAATAQELLRLSRELQGRFEEVTVPLLIVHGGDNKICDPACAEDLYKRAASKDKTIHIYPGMWHQLVGESDEDVERVFGDIVEWLRTRAERDIENGSGDGC, from the exons ATGTCCTTGCACCCAGTTGCGGAAGCTAACGAGAAGAGCCCATTTGGGTCGTTGACTCCGGAGGAATTCTACGCTCGCCATAAGGTCACTCATGGCACCGAGTTCATCACGAATCCTCGTGGCCTTAAACTATTTACTCAATGGTGGATCCCACTTCCCGATTCTGGCAAGCCCCTATTCGGCGTCGTCTGCGTCGTCCATGGCTTCACCTGCGAGTCCAGTTGGTTCGTGCAGCTCACCTCCGTCCATCTCGCCAAACAGGGATTCGCGGTCTGCGCTATCGACCACCAGGGCCACGGGTTCTCGGAGGGTCTCCAGGCTCACGTTCCCGACATCAATCCCGTCGTCGACGACTGCGCAGCCTTCTTTGATGACTTCCGTGAACGCCATGCGCCTCCCGATTGGCCGACGTTTCTGTACTCGGAGTCGCTTGGTGGGGCGATTGCGCTCTTGATTACCCTCCGGAAGGACTTGAAAAGGCCGTACGACGGCATCGTTTTGAATGGAGCTATGTGTGGCGTCAGCGACAAGTTTAAGCCGCCGTGGCCGCTGGAGCATTTTCTTCCCATCGTTGCCGCTGTGGTTCCCACTTGGCCTGTGATCCCCACTCGCGGGAGGATTCCTGAGGTCTCCTTCAAG GTGGAGTGGAAGAGGAAGTTAGCAGTGGCAAGCCCAAAAAGGCCATTGGCTATGCCACGGGCTGCCACGGCGCAGGAACTGCTGAGGTTGAGCAGGGAATTGCAAGGCAGGTTTGAGGAGGTGACGGTGCCACTTCTGATAGTGCACGGTGGTGATAACAAAATATGCGACCCGGCGTGTGCGGAGGATTTGTACAAACGCGCTGCCAGTAAGGATAAGACCATCCACATATATCCCGGCATGTGGCACCAGCTGGTTGGTGAGTCTGACGAGGATGTCGAGCGCGTGTTTGGAGACATTGTGGAGTGGCTTCGGACTAGAGCTGAACGAGACATTGAGAACGGCAGCGGAGATGGTTGTTAG